The Ascidiaceihabitans donghaensis genome includes the window CCATCGAAGAAATGGCAGTCCGTGCCGTGGCCATGGCACAAGAAGCCCCGGAAGACCCCTATGCCGGCCTTGCGGACCCCGATCAGCTGACCCAAACGCGCAACGCCGATGGTCTTGAGCTGTACGATCCAACCCCGGAGCCCACCGCCGAAACCTTGCAAGATGACGCGATGCAGGCCGAAGCCGCAGCATTGGCTGTGAAAGGCGTCACCCAAGCGCAAGGGGCCACCGCAGCCTATGGTGCGCGCGACGTCTATTTGGCCGCCTCCAATGGCTTTGAAGGTGGCTACAGCCGAACCGACCGCGCCATAAGCTGCGTGGCCATTGCAGGCTCTGGCACACAGATGGAACGCGATTATTCCGGTGACAGCCGCATCTTTCAAGGCGACTTGCGCAGCGCCCAAGACATCGGCACCGAAGCAGGCATGCGCGTGCTGGAACGCATGGATGCCCGCCAACCCAAAACCGGAACCTACCCCGTTTTATTTGACGAACGCATTTCCGCCAGTTTGATTGGTCATATGCTGGCTGCCGCGAACGGAGCCGCAGTGGCGCGTGGTGCCACATGGCTGCGCGACGCATTGGGCGAAGACCTTTTGCCCAAAGGGCTGGACGTCATTGAAGACCCGCACCGCAAGCGCGCGGGCGGTTCACGCCCCTTTGATGCCGAAGGCTTGCCCACGAAGATGCGCAAGATCATCGACAACGGCACACTGACAGGCTGGACACTGGATCTGGCCAACGCCCGCAAACTAGACATGCCGTCAACAGGCAACGCCGCACGCGGGCCGTCTTCGGGTCCGTCCCCGGCCACATGGAATGTGGCGTTGACCCAAGGGGACGCAAGCCGCGCGGACCTGATCCGCGAGATGGGCACCGGGTTGCTGGTCACGTCAATGATCGGCTCAACCATCAACCCCAACACCGGTGACTACTCACGAGGCGCAGCAGGCCTGTGGGTTGAAAACGGCGAAATCTCTTATGCAGTCAACGAATGTACCATCGCGGGTAATTTGCGCGACATGCTGCGTTCAATTGTGCCAGCCAATGATGCACGCACGCATCTTAGTCGCGTTGTGCCATCACTTTTGGTGCCGGGGATGACGCTTGCAGGATCATGATCTGGACCTGCTGATCGATGCCTGCCGGATTGCGGGGCGCATTGCGACAAGCTACGCAGGCAAAACCGCCAAACGCTGGGACAAGCCCGAAGACGCGGGCCCCGTGACCGAGGCCGATCTGGCCGTCAACGACATGTTTCATGCAGTGTTGCGTCAGGCCCGACCCGACTACGGTTGGCTTTCGGAGGAAACGGAGGATTCTAGGGCGCGGCAGGACTGTGACACGGTGTTTATCGTGGATCCTATCGATGGCACCCGCAGTTTTGCTGCAGGCGAACCGACATGGGCGCATTCCGTTGCTGTGGCACATAAAGGGCATGTGACTGCGGCCGTGGTTTATTTGCCTTTACGCGACAAATTATACGCCGCCCGCAAAGGTGGAGGGGCCACGCTGAACGGCACACACATGCGGGTGTCTTCGCAGAAAACGCTGCACAAATCGTCCGTTTTGACAACGCGACCCGCGATGAAGGACAGCAATTGGAAGAACGGCGCACCAGATGTTGATTTCAATTACCGCCCGTCATTGGCCTACCGCATGGCCTGCATCGCCGAGGGGCGATTTGATGTTATGTTTACCTTCCGGCCCACGTGGGAATGGGACATTGCGGCGGGCGAATTGATCATTGCCGAAGCCGGGGGGGCCGTCAGCGATCGTACCGGTCGCCCTTTGACGTTTAACAATCCGACGCCCCAACTGAATGGCGTTATCGCAGGCACCCCCCTGGTGCATCGCGACACGCTGGATGCATTGCACCCGGCTTGACCCGTTGGCACAATTGGGCAAACTGACACGCGCAGCCGAAAGGATCAGGCCGATGACGCACAGCGTCACATATTCATTCGCGTTCCGCTGCCAAAGCCACGCCTTATGGGCTTTGGGGTAGGACAAATATGGTCACTGGTTTGGGACTATCAGCATATCGCGCCCTATCGCGGCGCAGGGCCTCTACCCCCTACACCACTTCTGCGGTGCGCCCTTCAGGCGCTTTGGTCTGGATGCATGCCCCCGAAGAAGGCAGCGCAGACACCGCAGCGACATTGGCCCGGCGGTTGGCCGCAACGTTGCCGGATTTGACCGTCATCGTGACCGTTGCCGGGAAAACCAGACCTCTTTGCGCCGGCAAAGACCTGATCTGTGAAACCTTGCCGCAGGATCACCCCGACACGGCCCGTCAGTTCATTGATCATTGGAAACCTGATGTTGCGCTGTGGCTTTGGGGCAATCTGCAACAGTCTTTCATCGACGCCGCAGCGCATTCAGGGGCTGCATTGTTCTTGGTGAACGCAGGTCAGAACGGATTTGACGAACTTGGAAGCCGCTGGCGACGCGATGTTGCGCGCCGGATGTTTGGTTTGTTTGACAAAGTGATCGCGCGGTCTGATGCCGCAGCAACGCGATTGGCCATGTTGGGCTGTTCCGATGAGGTTTTGGAACAAACCGCCCCATTACAGACCAGCTCAATCGCATTGCCTTTTGCACAAACCGATTTTGACGAAATGGCGGATGTTTTAAAGGGGCGCCCCGTATGGCATGCCGCTGCCGTGCAGCCCGAAGAGGTTGCCGTTGTCCTGGAAGCACACCGCCATGCATCGCGTATGTCCCATCGCTTGCTGTTGGTTCTAAACCCTGCCGATCCCGCGCAGGAAAACGACTGCATCGCAATTCTGAAAGACCAGAACATGCGGTTTGCAAATTGGGACGAAGGCGCATTTCCCGATGACAACTGTCAGGTCCTTTTGGCACCATCCCAGGGCGAATTGGGTCTGTGGTATCGCTGTGCGCCGGTGTCCTTTTTGGGAAGCTCCTTAGTTGCTGGCAAAGGCGGGCTGGACCCGATGCAGGCTGCGGCCTTGGGCAGCGCCGTTTTGTATGGCCCCAACGTGCGGAACCATCTGAACGTCTACACGCGCCTTGCAACAGTCGGCGCGGCGCGCATCGTGAATGACGCCAATGCACTGGGCGTGGCTGTCACACGGTTGATGGCGCCGGATCATGCGGCAACCATGGCGTTGGCGGGATGGGACGTGGCTTCGGAAAGTGCAGCTGTCACAGACCGGATTGTAGATTTAGTCCAAGACGCGCTAGATGCACGTCAACGAAAGGGCTAGGCCATGCGCGAACCTGCATTTTGGGGTAAGGGAAACAGCTGGCAATCCATGCTGCTGGCGCCTTTGGGCAAGCTATACGCAGTAGCCACTGCACGACGTTTGGCGCAGGGCACACCGCTACAACTGGACGTTCCGGTGGTGTGTGTCGGCAACCTGAATGCAGGCGGCACCGGCAAAACCCCTACTGTAATTGCCTGCGTTGAGCGCCTGCGGGACATGTTCCACACCCCTCATGTTGTCAGCCGCGGCTATGGTGGATTGCTTGCTGGACCGGTTCGTGTCGATCCCAACCGGCACACAGCGGCTCAGGTTGGTGATGAACCTTTGTTATTGGCTGCATTCGCAGATGTTTGGGTGGCCAAGGACCGCGCTGCCGGGGCCAAAGCCGCACAGGCAGATGGCGCGACTGTCATCGTTTTGGATGATGGGTTCCAAAATCCCGCTTTGGTGCAGGATTTGGCAATTGTGGTTGTGGATGCCGAACGCGGGTTTGGAAACGGGCGTTGTATTCCGGCGGGACCACTGCGCGAACCCGTGGACACGGGACTGGCGCGGGCCGATCTGCTGCTGTCCATCGGATCAATTCAAGCGCAGCAAGACTTTGCCGCCAAATTGCCCGACACGCACCCGCCCCATGTCACTGCGTCACTGGACGCGCTGCAAACCGGAATGACCTGGACGGACACGCCGTTTTACGCCTTCGCAGGCATCGGTCATCCCGAGAAATTTTTTGAAACCCTACGCGGCCTAGGTGCGGATCTGGTGGCGACACAAGCGCTTGACGACCACCAAACGCTTTCAACGACTTTGTTGTCGCGGATGGAGGCCGAAGCCAAGGCGCAGGGCGCACAATTGGTCACGACGGAAAAAGATGCAGCACGTTTGCCGCCGTCATATCGTGGCAAGGTGATCACCCTGCCCGTTCGGTTGACCTTTGGCGACGAAGACGGGCTGCGCACGCGGCTTCAAGACTTGCCGCACCTTTAGCCACACATTCCAAACAAAACATGTCGTAGCCCGTTAGGGCTTCCTTTGGGTCACGTCAGCCGTCTTCGTTTAGCTTGGGGGCGGGACGATGCAAGGCAAGCTCCGCATCCGAAAACCGGATGGGTGTCCGTATTCCCGGGACCCCGTCCAACGCGATCTGTATCTCTCGTGCTTTGACCTGTGGATCGGCCATGACATCCGCCATGTCGTTGATTGGACCGGCAGGCACACCTTCGGCTTCGCACGCCGCCAAAAGATCATCGCGGTCGCGCAAAACTGTGGCTGCCGTCAGCAGTTTGGTCATTTCATCACGGTTGGCAATGCGGTCGGCATTCTTCAGGAATTTCCTGTCCATTACCATCCAGTCCAGCCCCAACAGCCGGCACAAACGTTGATACTGACCGTCGTTGCCGGTGGCGATAATGATATGCCCGTCCGCACAATCAAACACTTGATACGGCGTCAGGTTCATATGGGCATTGCCCATCCGTCCCGGTGCCTTGCCCGTTGTCAGGTAGTTCATGGCCTGGTTTGATGTGATCCCCACCGCCACATCCAAAAGCGCCATATCAATATGTTGCCCACGGCCGGTTTGATGGCGTTGATGCACAGCGGCCAAGATCGCCGTTGTGGCATATACTCCGGTGAAAATATCCGTAATGGCGACCCCTGATTTTTGCGGCTGGCCGTCCGGATCGCCCGTAATTGACATAAGCCCCGACATGCCTTGGATGATGAAATCATATCCTGCGCGATGGGCGTAGGGGCCGGTTTGCCCGAACCCAGTGATCGAACAGTAAATCAGTTCGGGGAAATCCGCTTTGAGGCTGTCGTAGTCCAACCCGTACTTCGCCAATCCACCAACTTTGAAGTTTTCGATCAAAATATCCGCGTCTTGCAAAAGCGCTTTGACCCGCGCCTGCCCCTCTGCGGTTTTAAAATCTGCCACGACAGACGCTTTTCCACGATTTGTGGAATGGAAGTACGCCGCAGAGACATCGTCGTCGCGCGTTACAAAAGGCGGTCCCCACTGGCGCGTATCGTCGCCAGCGGGGCTTTCTACTTTGGTGACTGTTGCCCCAAGATCCGACAGCGTTTGACCAGCCCAAGGCCCCGCCAAAACACGCGCCAATTCAACGACGCGCAGTCCTTCAAGGGGTGCTGCCATTACTCGGCCGCCTCGTCGATCAGCTTGGACATCTCCTCAAAGGACATGTTGTTGTAGGTTGTGCCGTTGATCACGAAGCTGGGTGTCGAACGAACCCCGTCTTCTTCCGCATTTTCCTGATACCACGCCACCAGTGTCCGCGCTTTGGTATCATCTTCAAGACATGCCTGCAGGGTTTCGTCGCTTAAGCCGGCCAAGCGACCAATTTTGCGCAGCTCGCCGATGATGGCTGATGGTTCACCCGCACGCGACCATGTGCTTTGCCCGGAATAGATCAAGTCTGTCAGGCCGAAGAATTTGTCGGGTCCGGCACAGCGCGCAATCATAGATGCCCACAGGCCGTAACGGTCGAAATATACTTCACGGTACACAAAGTTGATTTTGCCAGTGTCGATGTAATCGCGTTTCAAATCCTTGAAAACACCGCTGTGGAAGTTGGCGCAGTGTGGGCAGGTATAGGATGCGTATTCGATAACCGTAACGGGCGCATCTGCATTCCCCAATGACATATCCGGGATCACAGATGTATCGAGATCCGCATTTTCGTCGGCGTTGTCCGCGGCCGTTGCAACAGGTTCTACCACCGTTGAGGCGGCGACAGGGGTGTCTTGGCCCGATGGCGCCACAAAGACAAAGTATGCGCCGACGCCCACCAAGGCGGCCACGACAAGAGGAATGATACGTTTCATAGAAAAAGGTCCTTAATTCAGGGATGTGTTTTACGGGTTAGAATGTTGGTGCCCAAGCGCTCAAGCGCCTGGCGCAAACCATCGTCGGCGACAGGTGCGACAGTTTGCACTGCCTGCGCCACGTCCTTCGGATCCAAACGTGCCGGGGCCGTATCCGCTTTGCGTGCCGCAAATGCCACTTGCCCTTCTGCAAAGCCGGTTGGCGCGGTCTGTGTGATCCGAACACGCGCAATCGCATTGTAGCCGTAAACGGCGTTTACCTTAGCGCGAATTTGTTCCTTTTGCATTTCCAGCATCGTGGCTTGCGCCCCGGTGGTCAGCAGTGTCAGCGTCGCCCCCATGCCCCCGCGGGTATAGGACACCTCGACGGGGCGCGCGATTTCAGCCACCGATGGTCCGGCAATTTCGGCCCAATGCGTCAAAAGGCGACTTTGGGCGAATCCCCGGCTCTCAGAGGCCGTGCGGATACGGTCGCCCAGCAAAGAACTGGTGCGTTTGAACC containing:
- a CDS encoding TldD/PmbA family protein, with amino-acid sequence MPMPLNVLTQALLKAAKTAGADAADAMAVQGTSVSIDVRAGALEHAERSEGVDLGLRVFVGQKVANVSASDTSDRTIEEMAVRAVAMAQEAPEDPYAGLADPDQLTQTRNADGLELYDPTPEPTAETLQDDAMQAEAAALAVKGVTQAQGATAAYGARDVYLAASNGFEGGYSRTDRAISCVAIAGSGTQMERDYSGDSRIFQGDLRSAQDIGTEAGMRVLERMDARQPKTGTYPVLFDERISASLIGHMLAAANGAAVARGATWLRDALGEDLLPKGLDVIEDPHRKRAGGSRPFDAEGLPTKMRKIIDNGTLTGWTLDLANARKLDMPSTGNAARGPSSGPSPATWNVALTQGDASRADLIREMGTGLLVTSMIGSTINPNTGDYSRGAAGLWVENGEISYAVNECTIAGNLRDMLRSIVPANDARTHLSRVVPSLLVPGMTLAGS
- a CDS encoding inositol monophosphatase family protein; this translates as MQDHDLDLLIDACRIAGRIATSYAGKTAKRWDKPEDAGPVTEADLAVNDMFHAVLRQARPDYGWLSEETEDSRARQDCDTVFIVDPIDGTRSFAAGEPTWAHSVAVAHKGHVTAAVVYLPLRDKLYAARKGGGATLNGTHMRVSSQKTLHKSSVLTTRPAMKDSNWKNGAPDVDFNYRPSLAYRMACIAEGRFDVMFTFRPTWEWDIAAGELIIAEAGGAVSDRTGRPLTFNNPTPQLNGVIAGTPLVHRDTLDALHPA
- a CDS encoding 3-deoxy-D-manno-octulosonic acid transferase → MVTGLGLSAYRALSRRRASTPYTTSAVRPSGALVWMHAPEEGSADTAATLARRLAATLPDLTVIVTVAGKTRPLCAGKDLICETLPQDHPDTARQFIDHWKPDVALWLWGNLQQSFIDAAAHSGAALFLVNAGQNGFDELGSRWRRDVARRMFGLFDKVIARSDAAATRLAMLGCSDEVLEQTAPLQTSSIALPFAQTDFDEMADVLKGRPVWHAAAVQPEEVAVVLEAHRHASRMSHRLLLVLNPADPAQENDCIAILKDQNMRFANWDEGAFPDDNCQVLLAPSQGELGLWYRCAPVSFLGSSLVAGKGGLDPMQAAALGSAVLYGPNVRNHLNVYTRLATVGAARIVNDANALGVAVTRLMAPDHAATMALAGWDVASESAAVTDRIVDLVQDALDARQRKG
- the lpxK gene encoding tetraacyldisaccharide 4'-kinase, which codes for MREPAFWGKGNSWQSMLLAPLGKLYAVATARRLAQGTPLQLDVPVVCVGNLNAGGTGKTPTVIACVERLRDMFHTPHVVSRGYGGLLAGPVRVDPNRHTAAQVGDEPLLLAAFADVWVAKDRAAGAKAAQADGATVIVLDDGFQNPALVQDLAIVVVDAERGFGNGRCIPAGPLREPVDTGLARADLLLSIGSIQAQQDFAAKLPDTHPPHVTASLDALQTGMTWTDTPFYAFAGIGHPEKFFETLRGLGADLVATQALDDHQTLSTTLLSRMEAEAKAQGAQLVTTEKDAARLPPSYRGKVITLPVRLTFGDEDGLRTRLQDLPHL
- a CDS encoding CaiB/BaiF CoA transferase family protein; amino-acid sequence: MAAPLEGLRVVELARVLAGPWAGQTLSDLGATVTKVESPAGDDTRQWGPPFVTRDDDVSAAYFHSTNRGKASVVADFKTAEGQARVKALLQDADILIENFKVGGLAKYGLDYDSLKADFPELIYCSITGFGQTGPYAHRAGYDFIIQGMSGLMSITGDPDGQPQKSGVAITDIFTGVYATTAILAAVHQRHQTGRGQHIDMALLDVAVGITSNQAMNYLTTGKAPGRMGNAHMNLTPYQVFDCADGHIIIATGNDGQYQRLCRLLGLDWMVMDRKFLKNADRIANRDEMTKLLTAATVLRDRDDLLAACEAEGVPAGPINDMADVMADPQVKAREIQIALDGVPGIRTPIRFSDAELALHRPAPKLNEDG
- a CDS encoding thioredoxin domain-containing protein, yielding MKRIIPLVVAALVGVGAYFVFVAPSGQDTPVAASTVVEPVATAADNADENADLDTSVIPDMSLGNADAPVTVIEYASYTCPHCANFHSGVFKDLKRDYIDTGKINFVYREVYFDRYGLWASMIARCAGPDKFFGLTDLIYSGQSTWSRAGEPSAIIGELRKIGRLAGLSDETLQACLEDDTKARTLVAWYQENAEEDGVRSTPSFVINGTTYNNMSFEEMSKLIDEAAE
- a CDS encoding DUF721 domain-containing protein, with the protein product MAQRRASTKGFKRTSSLLGDRIRTASESRGFAQSRLLTHWAEIAGPSVAEIARPVEVSYTRGGMGATLTLLTTGAQATMLEMQKEQIRAKVNAVYGYNAIARVRITQTAPTGFAEGQVAFAARKADTAPARLDPKDVAQAVQTVAPVADDGLRQALERLGTNILTRKTHP